A stretch of Amycolatopsis balhimycina FH 1894 DNA encodes these proteins:
- a CDS encoding ABC transporter permease — translation MTARVLRRVAVFVVSVLVASIVVFLFMAVLPGDPAQVALGVNATPELLAKTRAEFGIDRPLFTQYFDWIGGVLRGDFGRSYVTRDAIGPQLLDRLGVTLWLVGAGMLVALVIAIPAGTFAAVKHRKASGVGVSGLSQIGVAIPAFLAGIILVQIFAVQLRWLPSGGWTPPDQDFGEFARGLVLPALSLGLVQGAVLTRYVRSAVLDTLGQDYLRTARSKGLRPGQALVRHGLRNASVPVVTVLGLQLATLLIGAVVVERVFVLPGLGSLLLDAVASRDLLTVQGIVLVLVVGVLLVNFVVDVLYTVLDPRLRGS, via the coding sequence ATGACCGCCCGGGTCCTGCGCCGGGTGGCGGTCTTCGTGGTGAGCGTGCTGGTCGCGTCGATCGTGGTGTTCCTCTTCATGGCCGTGCTGCCGGGCGATCCCGCGCAGGTCGCGCTCGGCGTCAACGCGACGCCGGAGCTGCTCGCCAAGACCCGCGCGGAGTTCGGCATCGACCGCCCTCTCTTCACGCAGTACTTCGACTGGATCGGTGGCGTGCTGCGAGGCGACTTCGGCCGCTCGTACGTGACGCGGGACGCGATCGGCCCGCAGCTGCTCGACCGCCTCGGCGTCACGTTGTGGCTGGTCGGGGCGGGAATGCTCGTCGCGCTGGTGATCGCGATCCCAGCGGGCACGTTCGCCGCGGTGAAGCACCGGAAGGCGTCCGGCGTGGGGGTTTCGGGGCTGTCGCAGATCGGCGTCGCGATCCCCGCGTTCCTCGCCGGGATCATCCTGGTGCAGATCTTCGCCGTCCAGCTGCGCTGGCTGCCGTCGGGCGGGTGGACCCCGCCGGACCAGGACTTCGGCGAGTTCGCGCGCGGGCTCGTGCTGCCCGCGTTGTCGCTCGGCCTGGTCCAGGGCGCGGTGCTCACGCGGTATGTCCGCTCGGCCGTGCTCGACACGCTCGGCCAGGACTACCTGCGCACCGCCCGGTCGAAGGGTCTGCGTCCGGGACAGGCGTTGGTGCGTCACGGTTTGCGCAACGCGTCGGTGCCGGTGGTCACCGTGCTGGGGTTGCAGCTGGCGACGCTGCTGATCGGCGCGGTCGTCGTCGAGCGCGTGTTCGTCCTGCCGGGGCTGGGCTCGCTGCTGCTGGACGCCGTGGCTTCCCGTGATCTGCTGACCGTGCAGGGGATCGTGCTCGTGCTGGTGGTCGGGGTGCTGCTGGTCAACTTCGTCGTCGACGTCCTCTACACGGTCCTCGACCCGCGATTGCGAGGTTCGTGA
- a CDS encoding ABC transporter permease, with protein sequence MRNLVVGGVLVGLVVVAALLSFAWTPFDPVKVDATHRLLGFGASHWFGTDKFGRDLLSQIMVGARTTLYVGVVAVGIAAVIGTPLGILAGMSPRWLGEFVMRVNDLVLAFPALLLAIMFGAVFGADTLTAMVAIGIATIPSFARIARSGTLQVMSTEFVLAARAGGRSKLTIAVRHVLPNISGLLIVQASVSFAIAVLAEAALSFLGFGTRPPTPSWGRMLQESQELLTVHPRLALVPGIAIAVAVLGFNLLGDGLRDRLDPRLAVRV encoded by the coding sequence ATGCGCAATCTCGTCGTCGGCGGGGTGCTCGTCGGCCTGGTCGTGGTGGCCGCGCTGCTGTCGTTCGCGTGGACGCCGTTCGACCCGGTGAAGGTCGACGCGACCCACCGGCTGCTCGGCTTCGGCGCGTCGCACTGGTTCGGCACGGACAAGTTCGGCCGGGACTTGCTGAGCCAGATCATGGTCGGCGCGCGGACGACGCTGTACGTCGGAGTCGTCGCCGTCGGCATCGCCGCGGTGATCGGCACGCCGCTGGGCATCCTCGCCGGGATGTCCCCGCGGTGGCTCGGCGAGTTCGTCATGCGCGTCAACGACCTCGTGCTCGCGTTCCCCGCGCTGCTGCTGGCCATCATGTTCGGCGCGGTGTTCGGGGCGGACACGCTGACCGCGATGGTCGCGATCGGCATCGCCACGATCCCGTCGTTCGCCCGGATCGCCCGCTCCGGGACGCTGCAGGTGATGAGCACCGAGTTCGTGCTCGCCGCCCGCGCGGGCGGCCGGTCGAAGCTGACCATCGCCGTGCGGCACGTCCTGCCGAACATCTCGGGCCTGCTGATCGTGCAGGCGTCGGTGTCGTTCGCGATCGCCGTGCTCGCCGAAGCGGCGTTGTCGTTCCTCGGGTTCGGGACGCGGCCGCCGACACCGTCGTGGGGCCGGATGCTGCAGGAATCCCAGGAGCTGCTGACCGTGCACCCGCGGCTGGCGCTGGTTCCCGGCATCGCGATCGCCGTCGCCGTGCTGGGCTTCAACCTCCTCGGCGACGGCCTGCGCGACCGCCTGGACCCCCGATTGGCGGTGCGCGTATGA
- a CDS encoding ABC transporter ATP-binding protein — MTLSVRGLSVGSLVRDVSFEIGAGERVGLIGESGSGKSLTALAIMGLLPEELRAAGSVRLGDRELLGMSEKDISRLRGDELAMVFQEPMTALNPAMRVGRQVTEPGRVHGRRHRAEDLLSAVGLPGTARAYPHQLSGGQRQRVVLAMALANEPSLLICDEPTTALDVTVQAQILSLIKASLSRESALLFITHDLAVVASVCERVLVMLDGEIVEAGSTREVLTAPSHAYTRKLLAASDLEARR, encoded by the coding sequence ATGACACTGTCTGTGCGGGGGCTCAGCGTGGGTTCGCTGGTCCGGGACGTGTCCTTCGAGATCGGCGCCGGCGAGCGCGTCGGCCTGATCGGCGAGTCCGGGTCCGGCAAGTCGTTGACGGCATTGGCGATCATGGGCCTGCTGCCGGAGGAGCTCCGCGCGGCCGGCTCGGTCCGCCTCGGCGACCGTGAGCTGCTCGGAATGTCCGAAAAGGACATCTCCCGGCTGCGCGGCGACGAGCTGGCCATGGTGTTCCAGGAGCCGATGACGGCGTTGAACCCGGCCATGCGCGTCGGCCGCCAGGTCACCGAGCCCGGCCGCGTCCACGGACGGCGGCACCGAGCCGAGGACCTGCTGTCCGCGGTGGGCCTGCCGGGCACGGCCCGCGCGTACCCGCACCAGCTCTCCGGTGGCCAGCGGCAGCGGGTGGTGCTCGCGATGGCGCTGGCCAACGAGCCGTCGCTGCTGATCTGCGACGAGCCGACAACGGCCCTCGACGTCACCGTGCAGGCCCAGATCCTGTCGCTCATCAAGGCGTCGCTTTCACGTGAAAGTGCCCTTCTCTTCATCACGCACGACCTCGCGGTGGTCGCTTCGGTGTGTGAACGCGTGCTGGTGATGCTGGACGGCGAGATCGTCGAAGCGGGCTCGACGCGCGAAGTGCTGACGGCGCCTTCGCATGCCTACACGCGGAAGCTTCTGGCCGCCTCGGACCTGGAGGCCCGGCGATGA
- a CDS encoding ABC transporter ATP-binding protein: MIIEVRDLERRYARRDVHALRGVSFDVEAGQRFGIVGESGSGKSTLVRLLAALDKPTAGTVSFQGTRIDNLPERKLRFLRSELQIVFQDPMGSLDPRMRVLDIISEPLGRREPDRVAELLAAVGLPADAAGRYPHQFSGGQRQRISIARALAPNPSVLIADEPVSALDVSVRGQILDLLGSLVEQFALTLIFVSHDLGVVRHVCDRVAVMRRGEIVELGDVAQVYDAPRHEYTRELLAAAPNLRAELARLSGGDDD, from the coding sequence ATGATCATCGAAGTCCGCGACCTCGAACGCCGCTACGCCCGCCGGGACGTGCACGCCCTACGCGGTGTCAGCTTCGACGTCGAGGCGGGGCAGCGGTTCGGCATCGTCGGCGAGTCCGGCTCCGGCAAGTCGACGCTGGTCCGGCTGCTGGCCGCGCTCGACAAGCCGACCGCCGGCACGGTCTCGTTCCAGGGCACCCGGATCGACAACCTGCCCGAACGGAAGCTGCGGTTCCTGCGCTCGGAACTGCAGATCGTCTTCCAGGACCCGATGGGCTCGCTCGACCCGCGGATGCGCGTGCTGGACATCATTTCCGAGCCGCTCGGCCGCCGGGAGCCGGACCGCGTCGCCGAGCTGCTCGCCGCTGTCGGCCTGCCCGCGGACGCGGCGGGGCGCTACCCGCACCAGTTCTCCGGCGGCCAGCGGCAACGGATCTCGATCGCGCGGGCGCTGGCGCCGAACCCGAGCGTGCTGATCGCCGACGAGCCGGTCAGCGCGCTCGACGTCTCCGTGCGCGGCCAGATCCTCGATCTCCTGGGTTCGCTGGTGGAGCAGTTCGCCCTGACGCTGATCTTCGTGTCGCACGACCTCGGCGTCGTCCGGCACGTCTGCGACCGGGTCGCGGTGATGCGCCGCGGCGAGATCGTCGAGCTGGGCGACGTGGCGCAGGTGTACGACGCGCCGCGGCACGAGTACACGCGGGAACTCCTGGCCGCCGCGCCGAACCTGCGCGCGGAGCTGGCCCGGCTGAGCGGAGGTGACGATGACTGA
- a CDS encoding aldehyde dehydrogenase family protein translates to MTEYPDGLPVGAGWVSTVDVEEIVFPYDGSVVGTAPVGTPELATRAVDEAVAVAREVASLPSRVRRALLNDVAAAVRSRREEFENLLVSETGKPLVDCRVEVARTIVTWEAAAEEVSRLHGETVPLDLLPSGDGLVGFWKRKPIGVVVGIAGFNYPLLLASHKIAPAIAAGCPVIVKPAPQTPLATLWLVHLVRSLAPVPAMVQLVTGDAAVGAALTTDRRVGAVSFTGSAAVGHRIARDAAPTKTLLELGSNAALVVAGDADLDAAVDAVLRGGFYASGQACISVQRVLVVASVASAFTERLLARLGEVVIGDPRDEKTRVSALIDPASTDRVAAWIEKAGGRRVGGGVDGTVLRPTVLLDVPDGVEAWDEEIFGPVVCLRTVSDVDEAFAAVNASRYGLHASVYSRSLNTAFRALDELEVGGVVVNEVPGFRSDTMPYGGVKDSGIGREGPRFAVEELTVTRMAVLRP, encoded by the coding sequence ATGACTGAGTACCCGGACGGCCTGCCGGTCGGCGCGGGCTGGGTGTCCACTGTGGATGTCGAAGAAATCGTTTTCCCTTACGACGGGAGCGTTGTCGGCACCGCACCCGTCGGGACGCCGGAGCTGGCTACTCGTGCTGTCGACGAGGCTGTCGCTGTCGCGCGCGAAGTGGCTTCGCTGCCTTCGCGGGTTCGTCGCGCCTTGTTGAACGATGTCGCTGCTGCTGTGCGTTCTCGCCGCGAGGAGTTCGAGAACCTCCTCGTGTCGGAGACGGGCAAGCCGCTGGTCGACTGCCGCGTCGAGGTCGCCCGCACGATCGTCACCTGGGAAGCCGCGGCCGAAGAGGTATCGCGGCTGCACGGCGAGACCGTGCCACTCGACCTCCTGCCCTCCGGCGACGGCTTGGTCGGGTTCTGGAAGCGCAAGCCGATCGGCGTCGTCGTCGGCATCGCGGGCTTCAACTACCCGCTGCTGCTGGCGTCGCACAAGATCGCGCCGGCGATCGCCGCGGGCTGCCCGGTGATCGTCAAGCCCGCGCCCCAGACGCCCTTGGCCACGCTCTGGCTGGTCCACCTCGTGCGCTCGCTCGCGCCCGTGCCCGCCATGGTCCAGCTGGTCACCGGTGACGCGGCCGTGGGCGCCGCGCTGACCACCGACCGCCGCGTCGGCGCGGTCTCGTTCACCGGCTCGGCCGCGGTCGGCCACCGCATCGCGCGCGACGCGGCGCCCACGAAAACCCTGCTGGAGCTGGGCTCGAACGCGGCACTCGTCGTGGCAGGCGACGCCGACCTCGACGCCGCCGTGGACGCCGTGCTGCGCGGCGGGTTCTACGCGTCCGGCCAGGCCTGCATTTCGGTGCAGCGGGTCCTGGTCGTCGCGTCGGTCGCTTCAGCGTTCACCGAACGGCTGCTGGCGCGGCTCGGCGAGGTCGTCATCGGCGATCCGCGGGACGAGAAGACGCGGGTGTCCGCGCTGATCGACCCCGCTTCCACCGACCGCGTCGCCGCGTGGATCGAGAAGGCAGGCGGCCGCCGGGTCGGCGGGGGTGTCGACGGCACGGTGTTGCGGCCGACTGTCCTCCTCGACGTCCCGGACGGCGTCGAAGCCTGGGACGAGGAGATCTTCGGCCCGGTCGTCTGCCTGCGCACAGTGTCCGATGTGGACGAAGCGTTCGCCGCGGTGAACGCGTCCCGCTACGGGCTCCACGCCAGCGTCTACAGCCGGTCCCTGAACACGGCGTTCCGCGCTTTGGACGAGCTGGAAGTCGGCGGTGTCGTGGTCAACGAGGTGCCCGGCTTCCGCTCGGACACCATGCCGTACGGCGGTGTGAAGGACTCCGGCATCGGCCGCGAAGGGCCGCGCTTCGCCGTCGAGGAACTGACCGTGACGAGGATGGCGGTGCTGCGCCCGTGA
- a CDS encoding SDR family NAD(P)-dependent oxidoreductase produces the protein MNYENLFRLDGRRAVVLGAGGIGREAARALAAQGADVVCADRDIAAARETGVGEAYEIDLLEPGAVDRAATDLGPQDIVVLTAAMNVRKRLLDYTREEFDRVIALNLGVTFEVVRVFGADMVARGRGSIIGFSSIRGTTVEPGQGPYAATKAGLVQLLRTAAAEFGPAGVRVNAIAPGVVETPLTAQIKANPEWYDAYATKGALGRWARPDELAGAVVYLASDASSFVTGSVLAVDGGWTAVDGRFEPPAS, from the coding sequence GTGAACTACGAAAACCTGTTCCGGCTGGATGGACGCCGTGCGGTGGTCCTCGGCGCGGGGGGCATCGGCCGCGAGGCCGCGCGAGCCTTGGCGGCGCAGGGCGCTGACGTCGTCTGCGCCGATCGGGACATCGCTGCGGCGCGCGAGACCGGCGTCGGCGAAGCGTACGAAATCGACCTGCTCGAACCCGGCGCGGTCGACCGGGCCGCGACCGACCTAGGGCCGCAGGACATCGTCGTGCTCACCGCCGCGATGAACGTGCGCAAACGTTTGCTGGACTACACGCGCGAAGAGTTCGACCGCGTGATCGCGCTGAACCTCGGCGTGACGTTCGAGGTGGTCCGCGTGTTCGGCGCCGACATGGTCGCGCGCGGGCGGGGGAGCATCATCGGCTTTTCGTCGATCCGCGGCACGACCGTCGAGCCCGGCCAGGGCCCGTACGCGGCGACGAAAGCCGGGCTCGTCCAGCTGCTCCGGACGGCCGCCGCGGAGTTCGGCCCGGCCGGTGTGCGGGTCAACGCGATCGCCCCCGGCGTCGTCGAGACGCCCTTGACCGCGCAGATCAAGGCGAACCCGGAGTGGTACGACGCTTACGCGACGAAGGGCGCGTTGGGGCGCTGGGCGCGTCCGGACGAGCTGGCCGGCGCTGTCGTGTACCTCGCTTCGGACGCTTCGTCGTTCGTGACCGGCTCTGTGCTGGCGGTGGACGGCGGCTGGACCGCCGTCGACGGCCGCTTCGAACCACCCGCTTCGTGA
- a CDS encoding amidase gives MTELPDLTAVELVAQYRAKTLSPVEVTEAVLARIEAREPELHALYAYDPSGARDEAKASEARWAAGEPLGPIDGVPLTLKENIATRGTPVPLGTAATALVPAAEDAPAAARVRESGGVLLAKTTMPDYGMLTSGLSSFHPTARNPWQLSATPGGSSAGAGAAAAAGYGPLHVGTDIGGSIRLPAGWCGLVGLKPSFGRVPVDPPFLGRVAGPMTRTVADTALLMSVLSRPDPRDHLSLPPAELPWSSLEGTLDGLRVGLHLESGPGLPVDPVTLDAVTAAARAFEAAGAIVEPVGPFLTRGMLDGLDVFWRTRAWSDLAALPPDRRAKVLPYIADWAAGGANASGVDVYRGFAQIDVMSVAALQATSAFDVVLSPTCPVAAPPAEWASPTNDPGRPFEHIAFTVPYNMSGQPAVSLNCGYTDDGRPIGLQLTGRRFDDLGVLRAAAAYERLRPPQRPWPIG, from the coding sequence ATGACCGAGCTGCCCGACCTGACCGCCGTCGAACTCGTCGCGCAGTACCGCGCGAAGACGCTCTCGCCAGTCGAAGTCACCGAAGCCGTTCTCGCGCGTATCGAAGCGCGAGAGCCCGAGCTGCACGCGTTGTACGCCTACGACCCTTCAGGCGCTCGCGACGAAGCAAAGGCGTCCGAAGCACGCTGGGCGGCCGGCGAACCGCTGGGCCCGATCGACGGCGTCCCGCTCACCCTCAAGGAGAACATCGCGACCCGCGGCACGCCGGTGCCGCTGGGCACGGCGGCGACCGCGCTGGTCCCGGCCGCCGAGGACGCCCCGGCCGCCGCGCGGGTCCGCGAGTCCGGCGGCGTCCTGCTGGCCAAGACGACCATGCCGGACTACGGGATGCTGACGTCCGGCCTGTCGAGCTTCCACCCCACGGCCCGCAACCCGTGGCAGCTCTCGGCCACGCCCGGCGGGTCGAGCGCGGGCGCCGGCGCCGCGGCCGCCGCGGGGTACGGCCCGCTGCACGTCGGCACGGACATCGGCGGCTCGATCCGGCTGCCCGCGGGCTGGTGCGGCCTGGTCGGGCTGAAGCCGAGCTTCGGCCGGGTGCCGGTCGACCCGCCGTTCCTCGGCCGCGTCGCCGGCCCGATGACCCGGACCGTAGCCGACACGGCGTTGCTGATGAGCGTGCTTTCCCGCCCGGACCCCCGCGACCACCTGAGCCTGCCGCCGGCCGAGCTGCCGTGGTCGTCGCTCGAGGGCACGCTGGACGGCCTCCGCGTCGGCCTGCACCTCGAGTCCGGCCCCGGCCTGCCGGTGGATCCCGTGACGCTCGACGCCGTCACCGCGGCGGCCCGGGCGTTCGAAGCGGCGGGCGCGATCGTCGAGCCGGTCGGGCCGTTCCTGACGCGCGGCATGCTCGACGGCCTCGACGTCTTCTGGCGCACGCGGGCCTGGTCGGACCTGGCGGCGCTGCCGCCGGACCGCCGCGCGAAGGTCCTGCCGTACATCGCCGACTGGGCCGCGGGCGGCGCGAACGCGTCCGGAGTGGACGTCTATCGCGGTTTCGCCCAGATCGACGTGATGAGCGTGGCGGCCCTGCAGGCGACCTCGGCGTTCGACGTCGTCCTGTCGCCGACCTGCCCGGTCGCGGCGCCGCCGGCGGAGTGGGCGTCCCCGACGAACGACCCGGGCCGCCCGTTCGAGCACATCGCGTTCACCGTGCCGTACAACATGTCCGGCCAGCCCGCGGTTTCGCTGAACTGCGGCTACACCGACGACGGCCGGCCGATCGGCCTCCAGCTGACGGGCCGCCGCTTCGACGACCTCGGCGTCCTCCGCGCCGCGGCGGCGTACGAGCGGCTTCGCCCGCCGCAGCGGCCCTGGCCGATCGGATAG
- a CDS encoding RNA polymerase sigma factor, producing the protein MTAAPVLGTEQFTDVHDRYFAAIYRYVAGRLGAQAAEDIAAETFLVAFDRRKTFDASRGDLRAWLFGIATNLVSRHRRKEARRYRALSRLDPREAAEGHESRVVASVTVARLGKALSQLSAGERDVLLLVALGDLGYAEVAEALGISPGTVGSRLTRARKKLTPALAQEASDE; encoded by the coding sequence ATGACGGCAGCCCCGGTGCTCGGCACCGAGCAGTTCACCGACGTGCACGACCGCTACTTCGCGGCCATCTACCGGTACGTCGCCGGCCGCCTCGGTGCGCAGGCCGCGGAGGACATCGCCGCCGAGACGTTCCTCGTCGCCTTCGACCGCCGGAAGACGTTCGACGCCAGTCGCGGCGATCTGCGCGCCTGGCTGTTCGGCATCGCGACGAACCTGGTCTCCCGGCACCGCCGCAAGGAGGCCCGCCGCTACCGCGCGCTCTCGCGGCTGGACCCGCGCGAAGCCGCAGAAGGGCACGAAAGCCGCGTTGTCGCTTCGGTGACGGTTGCCCGGCTGGGAAAGGCGCTGTCCCAGCTGTCCGCCGGGGAGCGCGATGTCCTGCTGCTCGTCGCGCTCGGCGACCTCGGTTACGCCGAAGTCGCCGAAGCACTCGGCATCTCCCCGGGCACGGTCGGCTCCCGGCTGACGCGTGCCCGCAAGAAGCTCACCCCCGCTCTCGCCCAGGAGGCCTCCGATGAATGA
- a CDS encoding CU044_5270 family protein has protein sequence MNDLQTLRAALIPAEPAQDVVDRSRHRLQNRMLAVPRRRVRPLAIGAGLVAAAAAAAVVVATLPGAPAPAPQPQAVAPVVTGQQVLLAAATVAERAPAGTGTYWHVRTKVDNSAWEYWTKADGKVWFRGEKSQGRVVPLALPMPFRLVAADVTLDQLLALPTEPTTLRDWIANALEHSDARTSAGPLTASDREVALLQSLVSLVSTLPAPPAVRAAAFRAIAAYPGVRALGAVPGGQGLLLPGDDRLVVDPATGRVNGTSVLVTGDGAMMHGAEPGSITVSAEWTDRLPK, from the coding sequence ATGAATGACCTGCAGACCCTGCGGGCCGCGCTGATCCCCGCCGAACCCGCCCAGGACGTCGTCGACCGAAGCCGCCACCGGCTGCAGAACCGGATGCTCGCGGTACCCCGTCGCCGGGTGCGCCCGCTGGCGATCGGTGCCGGTCTGGTCGCCGCCGCGGCCGCGGCCGCCGTCGTGGTGGCAACCCTGCCCGGCGCCCCGGCCCCCGCCCCGCAGCCGCAGGCCGTGGCCCCAGTGGTCACCGGCCAGCAGGTCCTGCTGGCGGCGGCCACCGTGGCCGAGCGCGCTCCGGCCGGCACCGGCACTTACTGGCACGTGAGGACCAAGGTCGACAACTCCGCCTGGGAGTACTGGACCAAGGCCGACGGCAAAGTCTGGTTCCGCGGCGAGAAGTCGCAGGGCCGGGTCGTCCCGCTGGCCCTGCCGATGCCGTTCCGGCTGGTCGCCGCCGACGTGACCCTCGACCAGCTCCTGGCCTTGCCCACCGAGCCGACGACCTTGCGCGACTGGATCGCGAACGCGCTGGAGCACAGCGACGCCCGGACGAGCGCGGGCCCGCTCACCGCGAGCGATCGGGAGGTGGCGTTGCTCCAATCGCTGGTTTCGCTGGTCTCCACCCTGCCGGCACCGCCGGCGGTCCGGGCGGCGGCGTTCCGGGCGATCGCGGCCTACCCGGGGGTGCGCGCGCTCGGCGCGGTGCCGGGCGGGCAGGGGCTGTTGCTGCCGGGAGACGACCGCCTCGTCGTGGACCCGGCGACCGGCCGGGTGAACGGAACGTCAGTGCTCGTGACCGGGGACGGCGCCATGATGCACGGCGCCGAGCCCGGCAGCATCACGGTCAGTGCCGAGTGGACGGACAGGCTGCCGAAGTGA
- a CDS encoding HpcH/HpaI aldolase/citrate lyase family protein — translation MTTPRRSVLYMPGANERALEKAKTIPADALILDLEDAVAPDAKEAARERVCAAVGSYGTREVTIRVNGLDTEWHDADLRAAASAGPAAVVVPKVNSAAEVHNIERALELGGAPDHTKIWAMVETPVAMLHAEEIAAASERLTVLVMGTNDLAKELHAEFVPGRGPLLGGLSLCLLAARATGKVILDGVYNDVKDLEGFEAECEQGRQYGFDGKTLIHPAQVGPCNRIFAPSEVEIDRSRRIIEAFEEAQKNGRGVVTVDGRMIENLHVDNARRVLALAEAVGG, via the coding sequence ATGACCACGCCCAGACGCTCTGTCCTCTACATGCCCGGCGCGAACGAGCGGGCGCTGGAAAAGGCCAAGACGATCCCCGCGGACGCGCTGATCCTCGACCTCGAGGACGCCGTCGCGCCGGACGCGAAGGAGGCCGCGCGCGAGCGGGTGTGCGCGGCGGTCGGTTCGTACGGCACGCGTGAGGTGACGATCCGGGTCAACGGCCTCGACACCGAATGGCACGACGCCGACCTGCGCGCGGCCGCGTCGGCCGGGCCGGCCGCGGTGGTCGTGCCGAAGGTGAACTCCGCCGCCGAGGTGCACAACATCGAGCGGGCGCTGGAACTCGGCGGGGCGCCGGACCACACGAAGATCTGGGCGATGGTCGAGACGCCGGTGGCGATGCTGCACGCGGAGGAGATCGCGGCGGCGTCCGAGCGGCTGACCGTGCTGGTGATGGGCACGAACGACCTGGCCAAGGAGCTGCACGCGGAGTTCGTGCCGGGCCGTGGCCCATTGCTGGGCGGGCTCTCGCTGTGCCTGCTGGCCGCGCGGGCGACCGGCAAGGTGATCCTCGACGGCGTCTACAACGACGTGAAGGACCTTGAAGGTTTCGAGGCCGAGTGCGAGCAGGGCCGTCAATACGGCTTCGACGGCAAGACGCTGATCCACCCGGCGCAGGTGGGGCCGTGCAACCGGATCTTCGCGCCGTCCGAAGTGGAGATCGACCGGTCGCGGCGGATCATCGAGGCCTTCGAGGAAGCGCAGAAGAACGGCCGGGGTGTGGTGACGGTGGACGGCCGGATGATCGAGAACCTGCACGTTGACAACGCCCGGCGGGTGCTGGCGCTGGCGGAAGCCGTCGGTGGCTGA